The following proteins are co-located in the Agromyces laixinhei genome:
- a CDS encoding DUF4349 domain-containing protein: protein MRRRLAPTAAAAAALTALLLAGCSAGQDSASIEPGSMPREGAPDSSQSLDGGEAAGDAVKSERSVITTGRISVTVDDPIASAEEAADIAEQSGGRVDSRSETPGTDTQTPSAQLVLRVPADELDAVVADLRELGDVNSVSMEASDVTAQRQDLDARIEALTASVDRLRELLATATSITDLIAIESELTTRQAELDSLTQQRDFLVDQVDYSTLSVDLVTAAQSPAAVPGDFWSGLAAGWGALLVFGAWLGVAIGVLLPWLLAAAVIAAIVVAIVMVSSRRRRAARADAAASVAPPASPAPVPTPPASTPSHDAPEA, encoded by the coding sequence ATGAGACGACGACTCGCACCGACGGCGGCCGCGGCGGCCGCACTCACCGCACTCCTCCTCGCCGGGTGCTCGGCCGGGCAGGACTCCGCATCGATCGAGCCCGGCTCCATGCCCCGGGAGGGCGCGCCGGACTCGTCGCAGTCGCTCGACGGCGGAGAAGCCGCGGGCGACGCTGTGAAGTCCGAACGCAGCGTCATCACGACGGGCCGGATCTCCGTCACCGTCGACGACCCGATCGCATCCGCTGAAGAGGCGGCCGACATCGCCGAGCAGTCGGGCGGGCGCGTCGACAGCCGCAGCGAGACGCCCGGCACCGACACGCAGACGCCGAGCGCTCAGCTCGTGCTGCGTGTGCCGGCCGATGAGCTCGACGCCGTCGTCGCCGACCTTCGTGAGCTCGGCGACGTCAACTCGGTGTCGATGGAGGCCTCCGACGTGACGGCGCAGCGCCAGGACCTTGACGCCCGCATCGAGGCGCTGACCGCCTCCGTCGACCGGCTCCGGGAACTCCTCGCCACGGCGACGTCGATCACCGACCTCATCGCGATCGAGTCCGAGCTCACGACCCGGCAGGCCGAGCTCGACAGTCTGACCCAGCAGCGCGACTTCCTCGTCGACCAGGTCGATTACTCGACCCTCAGCGTCGACCTGGTCACGGCGGCCCAGTCACCCGCCGCAGTACCCGGGGACTTCTGGAGCGGCCTCGCCGCCGGTTGGGGTGCGCTCCTCGTCTTCGGAGCGTGGCTCGGCGTCGCGATCGGCGTGCTGCTGCCGTGGCTCCTCGCGGCGGCCGTCATCGCCGCGATCGTCGTCGCGATCGTCATGGTGTCGTCGAGACGCCGACGTGCCGCCCGAGCGGATGCCGCGGCATCCGTCGCACCGCCTGCGTCGCCGGCGCCGGTACCGACCCCACCCGCATCGACCCCGTCGCACGACGCGCCCGAGGCGTAG
- a CDS encoding aldo/keto reductase — protein sequence MPRPIPPAPQVTLADGSAMPQLGYGLYKVPATDATGLCLDAIDAGYRHLDTAAFYDNEREVGEAVRASGLPRDELFVTSKVWKDDNGYDQALRAFDDSMARFGLDVLDLFLIHWPVPSTDRYVDTWRALIRLRDEGRVRSIGVSNFHAHHIERLVDETGEAPVINQIELHPRLPQTALRAFHAARGIRTEAWSPLARGRVLGTPLLDELAAKHGRTPAQIVLRWHVQLGNVVIPKASSPSRIRENLDVFGFELDADDLAAIASLETGERTGRDPDDD from the coding sequence ATGCCACGACCGATCCCACCCGCACCGCAGGTGACGCTTGCCGACGGCTCGGCCATGCCCCAGCTCGGTTACGGCCTCTACAAGGTGCCGGCGACGGATGCCACCGGCCTCTGCCTCGACGCGATCGACGCGGGTTACCGGCACCTCGACACCGCCGCCTTCTACGACAACGAACGCGAGGTCGGCGAGGCGGTTCGCGCCTCGGGCCTGCCACGCGACGAGCTCTTCGTGACGAGCAAGGTGTGGAAGGACGACAACGGCTACGACCAGGCGCTCCGGGCCTTCGACGACTCGATGGCGCGCTTCGGCCTCGACGTGCTCGATCTCTTCCTCATCCACTGGCCGGTGCCTTCCACCGACCGATACGTCGACACGTGGCGCGCGCTCATCAGACTGCGCGACGAGGGTCGCGTGCGTTCGATCGGCGTCTCAAACTTCCACGCTCACCACATCGAGCGCCTCGTCGACGAGACCGGCGAAGCCCCGGTGATCAACCAGATCGAGCTGCATCCCCGGCTCCCGCAGACGGCGCTGCGCGCGTTCCACGCTGCCCGCGGCATCCGCACCGAGGCGTGGTCGCCGCTCGCCCGGGGCCGCGTGCTCGGCACGCCCCTCCTCGACGAACTCGCCGCGAAACACGGCCGCACCCCGGCGCAGATCGTGCTGCGCTGGCACGTGCAGCTCGGCAACGTCGTGATTCCGAAGGCCTCCTCACCCTCGCGCATCCGCGAGAACCTCGACGTCTTCGGTTTCGAGCTCGACGCAGACGACCTCGCGGCGATCGCCTCGCTCGAGACCGGCGAGCGCACCGGCCGCGATCCCGACGACGACTGA
- a CDS encoding aldo/keto reductase, with protein sequence MASVPRIQLNDGHSIPQLGFGVFKVDPDETTRIVSDALEVGYRHIDTARIYGNEAGVGAAIAESGLQREELFITTKLWNDDHGRALDAFDASLERLGLDYADLYLIHWPSPKDDRYVEAWRSLEQLRESGRARSIGVSNFLVGHLERLLTETDVVPAVDQIELHPAHQQPATTAFAEEHGIAIEAWGPLGQGKYPLFELPEVAGAAATHGKSPAQVVIRWHLQRGHIIFPKSNRRARMAENFDVFDFELSEAEMGAITALEREGRVGSHPDD encoded by the coding sequence ATGGCTTCCGTTCCCCGCATCCAGCTCAACGACGGGCACTCGATTCCGCAACTCGGTTTCGGCGTCTTCAAGGTCGATCCCGACGAAACGACGCGCATCGTCAGCGACGCGCTCGAGGTCGGCTATCGCCACATCGACACCGCCCGCATCTACGGCAACGAGGCGGGCGTCGGCGCCGCGATCGCCGAATCAGGTCTCCAGCGTGAAGAGCTCTTCATCACGACGAAGCTCTGGAACGACGACCACGGCAGGGCGCTCGATGCATTCGATGCGAGCCTCGAACGGTTGGGTCTCGACTACGCCGACCTCTACCTGATCCACTGGCCGTCGCCGAAGGACGACCGGTACGTCGAGGCCTGGCGGTCGCTCGAACAACTGCGCGAGAGCGGTCGCGCGCGCTCGATCGGCGTCTCGAACTTCCTCGTGGGCCATCTCGAGCGGCTGCTCACCGAGACCGACGTCGTGCCGGCCGTCGACCAGATCGAGCTGCACCCTGCTCACCAGCAGCCGGCCACCACGGCGTTCGCCGAGGAGCACGGCATCGCGATCGAGGCGTGGGGCCCGCTGGGTCAGGGCAAGTACCCGCTCTTCGAGCTGCCCGAGGTCGCCGGCGCCGCCGCGACGCACGGCAAGAGCCCCGCCCAGGTCGTGATCCGTTGGCACCTGCAGCGCGGCCACATCATCTTTCCGAAGTCGAACCGTCGCGCGCGCATGGCCGAGAACTTCGATGTCTTCGACTTCGAGTTGAGCGAGGCCGAGATGGGCGCGATCACGGCACTCGAGCGTGAGGGCCGGGTGGGTTCGCACCCCGACGACTGA
- a CDS encoding amino acid ABC transporter ATP-binding protein: MVLAEHVSKSFGSNEVLKDISLEVRRGQVLCLVGPSGSGKSTFLRCINHLERVSSGRLSVDGSLVGYREVGDRLHELHQKDAAKQRRDIGMVFQRFNLFPHMTALENVMEAPVQVKGVSKSKARDRAHELLARVGLAERADYYPAHLSGGQQQRVAIARALAMDPKLMLFDEPTSALDPELVGEVLDVMKELAKTGMTMIVVTHEMGFAREVADTLVFMDGGVVVETGDPREVLANPQHARTQAFLSKVL, encoded by the coding sequence ATGGTGCTCGCCGAACACGTCTCGAAGAGCTTCGGTTCCAACGAGGTGCTGAAAGACATCTCCCTCGAAGTGCGGCGCGGCCAGGTGCTCTGCCTTGTGGGCCCTTCGGGCTCGGGCAAGTCGACGTTCCTGCGCTGCATCAACCACCTCGAGCGGGTCTCCAGCGGGCGCCTCTCGGTCGACGGTTCCCTCGTCGGCTACCGCGAAGTCGGTGATCGACTGCACGAGTTGCATCAGAAGGATGCCGCGAAGCAGCGTCGCGACATCGGCATGGTGTTCCAGCGCTTCAACCTGTTCCCGCACATGACCGCACTCGAGAACGTCATGGAGGCACCCGTCCAGGTCAAGGGTGTGTCGAAGTCGAAGGCCAGGGATCGCGCCCATGAGCTGCTCGCCCGAGTCGGCCTCGCCGAGCGCGCCGACTACTACCCCGCACATCTCTCGGGCGGGCAGCAGCAGCGCGTGGCCATCGCGCGGGCACTCGCGATGGATCCGAAGCTCATGCTCTTCGACGAGCCCACCTCGGCGCTCGACCCAGAACTCGTCGGCGAGGTGCTCGACGTCATGAAGGAACTCGCGAAGACCGGCATGACCATGATCGTCGTCACGCACGAGATGGGCTTCGCCCGTGAAGTCGCCGACACGCTCGTGTTCATGGACGGCGGTGTCGTCGTCGAGACCGGCGACCCGCGGGAGGTGCTCGCGAACCCGCAGCACGCGCGCACGCAGGCGTTCCTCTCGAAGGTGCTGTAA
- the hrpA gene encoding ATP-dependent RNA helicase HrpA has protein sequence MLAAITYPAELPVSRQREEIARAIRENQVVIVAGATGSGKTTQLPKICLELGRESIGHTQPRRLAARTIAERIAEELGEEVGGAVGYQVRFTDKATASTRIKLMTDGILLNEMHHDRMLRRYDTIIIDEAHERSLNIDFLLGYLKQLLPKRPDLKVIVTSATIDPESFARHFADASGEPAPIIEVSGRTFPVEIRYRPLVAEDAASDDPDEAAGPAHGGRTAADDKDYLQGIIEALDELDRESRGDVLVFLSGENEIRDAEEAVRGHYSGRGASVTEVLPLYGRLSAADQHRVFQPSTVAGVRRRVVLATNVAETSLTVPGIKYVIDAGTARISRYSVRSKVQRLPIEAISQASANQRSGRSGRTSDGIAIRLYSEEDFANRAEFTEPEVLRTNLAAVILQMISLGLGDIEAFPFLTPPDARGVKDGVELLRELGAVDAAGSGNGPRLTKVGRALAKLPIEPRFGRMVVESKQHGVSREVLAIVAGLTIQDPRERPLERRQQADEQHARFADPTSDFITLLNLWNHLETQQRELGSSAFRRMCKNEFLNYLRVREWNDVYRQLRQMSRPLGLVIDDSPSAGPGKGVDLIHKSLLAGLLSHIGLKDSPASSTRSGTRGPAASGGRKPKGEYLGARQSRFLIFPGSALAKKQPDAIMSAELVETSRLFARMNAAIDPAWAEPLAGSLVKRSHSEPHWEKRQGAAVAYEKVTLYGVPIVARRRIQLARIDQPYARELFLRHALVEGDWPSDIRRDRLFDFDRQNRKLRAELEAVEERSRRRDILFDDEAVLEFYDARIPADVTSTRLFETWWRQAKQDSPELLTMTAEALAPEAAPAIDEDAFPPSWRQDDQTFALHYRFEPGASDDGVTVQLPLVLLARLRREGFDRQVPGLRTELVTAMIKALPKVIRRNVVPAADWAAKIVAELGEADAPAGLSFAGEVAAVITRLTHTPVTGADFAMDRVPAHLVMSFRVVDGRGKQLAVGKDLRGLQAQLADRARDAVADTFAGPARGERGRRGPRPVDSAGAITPGSVAAAGESARSGIERSGLTSWDFAELPRFVDTTVGGNRVRAYPALIDDGPSVSIRLLATPEEQARAMPGGIRRLLMLATPSPVNYVQQHLTGNEKLILATSPYPATTALFSDCLVACINDVLYRVKDDGMLFTKLEFDTVRDRVSGVVMDTMFETVGLVASTLTALRTAEKTVKSATSMALLPALSDAKEQLAGLVFPGFVSRTGLERLRHVPRYLEGVTMRVGKLAGNPGRDRVWMNEVQTALARFADAGGTIPPAPDAPANVVRARWLIEELRISLFAQELRAAESVSLQRITKLLA, from the coding sequence GTGCTTGCTGCGATCACCTACCCCGCCGAGCTGCCGGTCTCCCGGCAGCGCGAAGAGATCGCGCGCGCCATCCGTGAGAACCAGGTCGTCATCGTCGCCGGCGCGACCGGCTCCGGCAAGACCACGCAGCTGCCGAAGATCTGCCTCGAACTCGGCCGCGAGTCGATCGGCCACACGCAGCCGCGGCGGCTCGCCGCCCGCACGATCGCCGAGCGCATCGCCGAGGAACTCGGCGAAGAGGTCGGCGGGGCCGTCGGCTACCAGGTGCGGTTCACCGACAAGGCGACCGCATCGACCCGCATCAAGCTGATGACCGACGGCATCCTGCTGAACGAGATGCACCACGACCGGATGCTGCGCCGGTACGACACGATCATCATCGACGAGGCGCACGAGCGCAGCCTCAACATCGACTTCCTGCTCGGCTACCTCAAGCAGTTGCTGCCGAAGCGCCCCGACCTGAAAGTCATCGTCACGAGCGCGACGATCGACCCCGAGAGCTTCGCCAGGCACTTCGCGGATGCATCCGGCGAACCGGCCCCGATCATCGAGGTGTCGGGCCGCACGTTCCCCGTCGAGATCCGCTATCGCCCGCTCGTGGCCGAGGACGCGGCGAGCGACGACCCCGACGAGGCCGCCGGCCCCGCACACGGCGGCCGGACCGCGGCCGACGACAAGGACTACCTGCAGGGCATCATCGAGGCGCTCGACGAGCTCGACCGGGAGTCTCGCGGCGACGTACTGGTCTTCCTCTCCGGCGAGAACGAGATCCGCGACGCCGAAGAGGCCGTGCGCGGGCACTACTCGGGACGCGGGGCATCCGTCACCGAGGTGCTGCCGCTCTACGGCCGTCTCTCGGCGGCCGACCAGCACCGCGTGTTCCAGCCCTCGACCGTCGCCGGGGTCAGGCGCCGGGTGGTACTCGCGACGAACGTCGCCGAGACGAGCCTCACGGTGCCGGGCATCAAGTACGTGATCGATGCGGGAACCGCGCGAATCAGCCGCTACTCCGTGCGCTCGAAGGTGCAGCGGTTGCCGATCGAGGCGATCTCGCAGGCCTCGGCGAACCAGCGCTCTGGCCGGTCGGGCCGCACGAGCGACGGCATCGCGATCCGCCTGTACTCCGAAGAGGACTTCGCGAATCGCGCGGAGTTCACCGAGCCCGAAGTGCTTCGCACGAATCTCGCGGCGGTCATCCTGCAGATGATCTCGCTCGGCCTCGGCGATATCGAGGCCTTCCCGTTCCTGACGCCGCCCGACGCCCGCGGTGTGAAAGACGGCGTCGAGCTCCTGCGCGAGCTCGGGGCCGTCGACGCGGCAGGTTCCGGCAACGGGCCGCGACTGACGAAGGTCGGGCGGGCGCTCGCGAAACTGCCGATCGAGCCCCGATTCGGCCGAATGGTCGTGGAGTCGAAGCAGCACGGGGTGAGCCGCGAGGTGCTCGCGATCGTCGCCGGCCTCACGATCCAGGATCCGCGGGAGCGTCCGCTCGAGCGACGCCAGCAGGCCGACGAGCAGCACGCCCGCTTCGCCGATCCGACGAGCGACTTCATCACCCTCCTGAACCTCTGGAACCATCTCGAGACGCAGCAGCGCGAGCTCGGTTCGAGCGCGTTCCGGCGCATGTGCAAGAACGAGTTCCTGAACTACCTGCGCGTGCGCGAGTGGAACGACGTCTACCGGCAGTTGCGACAGATGAGTCGGCCGCTCGGGCTCGTGATCGACGACAGCCCTTCGGCGGGCCCGGGGAAGGGTGTCGACCTCATCCACAAGTCGCTGCTGGCGGGCCTGCTCAGCCACATCGGCCTGAAGGACTCCCCTGCGAGCTCGACCCGGTCGGGCACCCGCGGGCCCGCGGCATCCGGCGGTCGAAAGCCCAAGGGCGAGTACCTCGGTGCCCGGCAGTCGCGCTTCCTGATCTTCCCCGGCTCTGCGCTTGCGAAGAAGCAGCCCGACGCGATCATGAGTGCCGAGCTCGTCGAGACGAGCCGGCTCTTCGCGCGCATGAACGCGGCGATCGATCCGGCCTGGGCCGAGCCGCTCGCGGGCTCGCTCGTCAAGCGCAGCCACAGCGAGCCGCACTGGGAGAAACGCCAGGGAGCCGCCGTCGCGTACGAGAAGGTGACGCTCTACGGTGTGCCGATCGTCGCACGCCGGCGCATCCAGCTCGCCCGTATCGATCAGCCGTACGCCCGCGAACTCTTCCTCCGGCACGCGCTCGTCGAGGGCGACTGGCCGAGCGACATCCGCCGCGACCGGCTCTTCGATTTCGATCGGCAGAATCGCAAGCTCCGCGCCGAGCTCGAGGCCGTCGAGGAGCGCAGCCGCCGACGCGACATCCTCTTCGACGACGAGGCCGTCTTGGAGTTCTACGACGCGCGCATCCCCGCCGACGTCACCTCGACCCGGCTCTTCGAGACCTGGTGGCGCCAAGCGAAACAGGACTCGCCCGAGCTGCTGACGATGACGGCCGAAGCGCTCGCCCCCGAAGCCGCGCCCGCGATCGACGAAGACGCGTTCCCGCCGAGTTGGCGACAGGACGACCAGACGTTCGCGCTGCACTACCGCTTCGAGCCCGGGGCATCCGACGACGGCGTCACCGTGCAGCTGCCGCTCGTGCTGCTCGCGCGGCTCCGCCGAGAGGGCTTCGACCGGCAGGTGCCGGGTCTCCGCACCGAACTGGTCACTGCCATGATCAAGGCGCTGCCGAAGGTGATCCGCCGCAACGTCGTGCCCGCGGCCGACTGGGCCGCGAAGATCGTCGCCGAACTCGGCGAAGCGGATGCCCCGGCGGGGCTGTCGTTCGCAGGCGAGGTCGCCGCCGTGATCACACGTCTCACGCACACGCCCGTGACGGGCGCCGACTTCGCGATGGACCGCGTGCCGGCCCATCTGGTGATGTCGTTCCGCGTCGTCGATGGGCGGGGGAAGCAGCTCGCCGTCGGCAAGGACCTCCGGGGGCTCCAGGCGCAGCTCGCCGACCGGGCCCGAGATGCCGTGGCCGACACCTTCGCGGGGCCGGCGCGAGGCGAGCGCGGGCGACGCGGCCCGCGGCCCGTCGACAGTGCCGGCGCGATCACCCCCGGCTCGGTCGCGGCCGCCGGCGAATCGGCGCGCTCCGGCATCGAGCGCAGCGGCCTCACGAGCTGGGACTTCGCCGAACTGCCCCGCTTCGTCGACACGACCGTCGGCGGCAACCGGGTGCGCGCCTACCCGGCGCTCATCGACGACGGGCCCTCGGTGAGCATCAGGCTGCTCGCGACCCCCGAGGAGCAGGCGCGGGCCATGCCCGGCGGCATCCGTCGTCTGCTCATGCTCGCGACGCCGTCACCCGTCAACTACGTGCAGCAGCACCTCACGGGCAACGAGAAGCTCATCCTCGCGACGAGCCCGTACCCGGCGACGACCGCGCTCTTCTCCGACTGCCTCGTCGCGTGCATCAACGACGTGCTGTACCGCGTGAAGGATGACGGCATGCTCTTCACGAAGCTCGAGTTCGACACCGTGCGCGATCGCGTCTCGGGTGTGGTCATGGACACCATGTTCGAGACCGTCGGCCTCGTCGCCAGCACCCTCACCGCGCTCCGCACCGCCGAGAAGACCGTGAAGTCGGCGACGAGCATGGCGCTGCTGCCGGCCCTGAGCGATGCCAAGGAGCAGCTCGCAGGGCTCGTCTTTCCCGGTTTCGTCTCGCGGACGGGGCTCGAGCGGCTGCGGCACGTGCCGCGCTACCTCGAAGGCGTCACCATGCGCGTCGGCAAGCTCGCGGGCAACCCGGGTCGCGACCGGGTGTGGATGAACGAGGTGCAGACCGCGCTCGCACGGTTCGCCGACGCGGGCGGCACGATTCCGCCGGCGCCGGATGCACCGGCGAACGTCGTGCGCGCGCGCTGGCTCATCGAGGAGCTGCGCATCAGCCTCTTCGCGCAGGAGCTGCGAGCGGCCGAGAGCGTGTCGCTCCAGCGCATCACGAAGCTCCTCGCCTGA
- a CDS encoding MFS transporter yields the protein MGSYTDLLRTSGVARIIAAQLTARFPSGMLSLAFLLHVEQQTGSYGAAGLVLASTSIGQAVAGPLTSRLMGRLGMRPVLIATLAVCVTAVVAIALLPLTVPLYMTVGLVAGLANPPVQPAVRTIYPKMVNSRQLTPLFSLDASAQEIIWVVGPVVTTFVATQIGTVWAILLAAALMVAGGVWFISSPELGRVRIPRSKRRFGVVLARPAVLLATIVGFLLIGATAAIEAGVVAVFGHGGAEAGIVLAIFAGGSLAGGLFLGHVPIGPWSTARRMFIVFAGTALAAGLMDFWWLSITLFIAGLGIAPALAVLFAIVSASVKFSDTAEAYGWVGTGQLIGAALGSALAGFLIDSSGPQGAFWAATALAFLGLIVPVIGRRWHPDLRGRDASPIPDTEPVPMQPS from the coding sequence GTGGGAAGCTACACCGATCTGCTCAGAACCTCGGGCGTCGCACGCATCATCGCCGCCCAGCTGACCGCGCGGTTCCCGTCGGGCATGCTCTCACTCGCATTCCTTCTGCACGTCGAGCAGCAGACGGGCTCGTACGGTGCCGCCGGGCTCGTGCTGGCGTCCACCTCGATCGGTCAGGCCGTCGCCGGGCCGCTCACGAGCCGGTTGATGGGCCGGCTCGGCATGCGTCCCGTGCTCATCGCGACCCTGGCGGTCTGCGTGACGGCGGTCGTGGCGATCGCCCTGCTGCCGCTCACGGTGCCGCTCTACATGACGGTCGGGCTGGTCGCCGGTCTCGCGAACCCGCCCGTGCAGCCGGCGGTGCGCACGATCTATCCGAAGATGGTCAACTCCCGCCAGCTCACTCCCCTCTTCTCGCTCGATGCTTCGGCGCAGGAGATCATCTGGGTCGTCGGGCCCGTGGTCACGACATTCGTCGCAACGCAGATCGGCACCGTCTGGGCGATCCTCCTCGCAGCCGCGCTCATGGTCGCGGGCGGTGTCTGGTTCATCTCCTCACCCGAGCTCGGCCGGGTGAGGATCCCCCGCTCCAAGCGACGCTTCGGCGTCGTGCTCGCTCGACCGGCCGTGCTGCTCGCGACGATCGTCGGCTTCCTGCTGATCGGTGCCACCGCGGCGATCGAGGCGGGGGTCGTCGCCGTGTTCGGCCACGGCGGCGCCGAAGCGGGCATCGTGCTCGCGATCTTCGCGGGCGGCTCCCTCGCGGGCGGCCTCTTCCTCGGCCATGTTCCGATCGGCCCGTGGTCGACGGCCCGTCGCATGTTCATCGTGTTCGCCGGCACCGCGCTCGCTGCAGGGCTCATGGACTTCTGGTGGCTCTCGATCACGCTCTTCATCGCGGGCCTCGGCATCGCTCCTGCGCTCGCAGTGCTCTTCGCGATCGTCTCCGCGAGCGTGAAGTTCTCGGACACCGCAGAGGCCTACGGATGGGTCGGAACCGGCCAGCTCATCGGCGCAGCCCTCGGTTCCGCGCTCGCGGGATTCCTCATCGACTCCAGCGGTCCGCAGGGCGCCTTCTGGGCGGCGACCGCGCTCGCCTTCCTCGGCTTGATCGTGCCGGTGATCGGGCGACGCTGGCATCCTGATCTGCGGGGACGCGACGCGAGCCCGATCCCCGACACCGAGCCCGTGCCCATGCAGCCGAGCTGA
- a CDS encoding ABC transporter substrate-binding protein, producing MHTRRLLIPAVAAAAVLLFTGCVDNTTGGDEPPADDSASAIEVDEAAAALLPAEIADAGVLRVGTDAAYPPNEYKDDAGNPIGWDVDLVEALGDKLGLEIEYEIASFDKIIPSITGGTMDMGMSSFTDNAERQKQVDFVDYYSAGILWAAPAGATVDPDDACGLKVAVQATTYEHTDELPAKSQACTDAGKPAIEITPFDTQDAAANAVVLGQADAMSADSPVTGYAIAQTDGKLEAAGEVFDSAPYGFPVAKGSELSAAIQAAMQSLIDDGTYGDILAEWGVESGAVDTIEINAGT from the coding sequence ATGCACACCCGACGCCTGCTCATCCCCGCCGTGGCCGCCGCCGCGGTCCTCCTCTTCACCGGCTGTGTCGACAACACGACCGGCGGCGACGAACCGCCGGCCGATGACTCGGCCTCCGCCATCGAGGTCGACGAGGCCGCTGCCGCCCTGCTGCCGGCCGAGATCGCCGATGCCGGCGTGCTCCGCGTCGGCACCGATGCCGCGTATCCGCCGAACGAGTACAAAGACGACGCCGGCAACCCGATCGGGTGGGACGTCGACCTCGTCGAGGCGCTCGGCGACAAGCTCGGCCTCGAGATCGAGTACGAGATCGCGAGCTTCGACAAGATCATCCCGTCGATCACCGGCGGCACCATGGACATGGGCATGTCGAGCTTCACCGACAACGCCGAGCGCCAGAAGCAGGTCGACTTCGTCGACTACTACAGCGCCGGCATCCTGTGGGCAGCTCCGGCGGGCGCAACCGTCGACCCCGACGACGCCTGCGGTCTGAAGGTCGCCGTGCAGGCCACGACCTACGAGCACACCGATGAACTCCCCGCGAAGAGCCAGGCGTGCACCGACGCCGGAAAGCCGGCGATCGAGATCACGCCGTTCGACACGCAGGATGCAGCGGCGAATGCCGTGGTGCTCGGCCAGGCCGACGCCATGAGCGCCGACTCGCCGGTCACCGGCTACGCGATCGCGCAGACCGACGGAAAGCTCGAGGCGGCCGGTGAGGTGTTCGACTCTGCACCGTACGGCTTCCCGGTCGCGAAGGGCTCCGAGCTCTCCGCAGCGATCCAGGCCGCGATGCAGTCGCTCATCGACGACGGCACCTACGGTGACATCCTCGCCGAGTGGGGTGTCGAGTCGGGCGCCGTCGACACGATCGAGATCAACGCGGGCACCTGA
- a CDS encoding amino acid ABC transporter permease, whose product MNDSSSGRAASPAPASAAAGQVPTKIVRVKHPWRVAFAVVLLAIVAVVVIDAAQRAAFDWPTVGKYVFDQRVSQAAGYTLLLTVLAMVIGVVLGVILAVMRQSENPVLKAIAWVWLWVFRGTPVYVQLVFWGLLSTIYTSIDLGVPFMEPWISFPTTALLNTFWLAVIGLALNESAYMAEIVRAGLLSVDHGQSEAATALGMGWGKSMRRIVLPQAMRVIIPPTGNEVISMLKTTSLVTAVPFTLELYTRTRDISAAIFAPVPLLIVASIWYLAITSILMVGQYFLEKRFARGVGARPDNGPGPVTGAMNAVDAEIAEAAIAAKHGGDAR is encoded by the coding sequence ATGAACGACTCGTCGTCCGGCCGGGCAGCGTCGCCCGCGCCGGCGAGCGCCGCCGCCGGCCAGGTTCCCACGAAGATCGTGCGGGTGAAGCATCCGTGGCGCGTCGCATTCGCCGTCGTACTGCTCGCCATCGTCGCCGTCGTCGTCATCGACGCTGCCCAGCGCGCGGCGTTCGACTGGCCGACCGTCGGCAAGTACGTCTTCGACCAGCGCGTCTCGCAAGCGGCCGGGTACACGCTGCTGCTCACGGTGCTCGCCATGGTCATCGGCGTCGTGCTGGGTGTCATCCTCGCGGTGATGCGCCAATCGGAGAACCCCGTGCTGAAGGCGATCGCATGGGTCTGGCTGTGGGTCTTCCGCGGCACCCCGGTCTACGTGCAGCTCGTGTTCTGGGGCCTGCTCTCGACGATCTACACCTCGATCGACCTCGGTGTGCCGTTCATGGAGCCGTGGATCTCGTTCCCGACGACGGCGCTGCTGAACACCTTCTGGCTGGCCGTCATCGGCCTCGCGCTCAACGAGTCGGCCTATATGGCCGAGATCGTGCGTGCCGGCCTCCTGTCGGTCGATCACGGCCAGAGCGAAGCGGCGACCGCGCTCGGCATGGGCTGGGGCAAGTCGATGCGCCGCATCGTGCTGCCGCAGGCGATGCGCGTGATCATCCCGCCGACCGGCAACGAGGTCATCTCGATGCTGAAGACGACCTCGCTCGTCACCGCGGTACCGTTCACGCTCGAGCTGTACACGCGCACACGCGACATCTCGGCCGCGATCTTCGCACCCGTGCCGCTCCTGATCGTCGCGTCGATCTGGTATCTCGCGATCACCTCGATCCTGATGGTCGGGCAGTACTTCCTCGAGAAGCGCTTCGCGCGCGGGGTCGGTGCACGCCCAGACAACGGACCGGGTCCGGTCACCGGCGCGATGAATGCGGTCGACGCAGAGATCGCCGAAGCGGCGATCGCCGCCAAGCACGGAGGAGACGCTCGATGA